The window AGAAAGGCTGTCTTCTTAAATGGCCACTCTGAAACCCCTCTCTTTGCCTCTTGGGTTTGTGAATGCTTTTGACAGCCACAGCATCCTGGGGCAACGCGTTCCAGGATTTCAATAAGCACTCCTTGAAAAGCACCTCCCATTGTTCAactgagctgccagcctggtCATTTCAGAGGGTGCTGCCTTGGTGGAGAGAAAAATCAATCTTCTGCCTTTCAGGGagctgaaggagaagggacTCTTCACCATCAAACACCTGGCTGGGTCCCATTCAGAGGTCCTGCTTTGTAGACTTCGTGACATTTGCTTGGCAGTTACCAGCGAGGTGAGAACATTGTTCTGAATTGTCCTCCATACTTCATACACGGTGTGTAGAGTAGGTATGTGCTTGCTCATCTCCATGTGTGCTCAAGGTCtgccttcatttctggttttagaCCTGATATTTCTAATGTCTGTCAGCTATCTGTAGGATCCGTGGGTACATGCAGCTGTATCTACTGGCAGGTCAGGTATCTGACACTCATCTTTGATTGTGGTGCCTTTATAATGCAATGTGCAAAGGCAGAAACTGAGACACTAATGACATTATTTTCCAGAGTCCCAATCTCTGCCCAAACTGTAATTCAACACTGCAAATTATTCTGTAGACCAGAGcctgtgttttctgtttcctggCTGAGTGCTTCAGCTGCTGGTGTTGCTTTTTTGAACAGGAGCACCTGACTCTTTAATCTTTATGACTTGTGCCTTTATGATCTGAAAGCAGctcttgcttttattttctagtAAAAGGGCCTAAAATCAAAGCTGTGGACATTTTAGAAGGGTTAAGTAGAACACTTTGGTCAAATTTTTTTTAGGCCTGCAGTAAGCAGGTCTGAGGCCAGAAATTGGTGCCAGAGTAAGTGCCTTTCTGTGCttgtgctctcctgctcttcttGTATTTGTATGTTCCTCTGGACACAGTGGGATGTGTTGTCATTTCCTGGGACTTCTGTTGAAGGTAACTGGTTTTCTTTTCAAGGTGATTCTTATACTTCCCCTCATGACTTCCCCAGGTGACCAACCTCCGTTCCAAGGTGTCCTACTCTGCCATTGTCACTCTGGGAGAGCTCTTTGTGACCTTGAAGAAGGACATGGACTCTGAGGTGGATGAGGTTGCTCGGGTCCTTCTCCAGATGGTGTCCAACTCGCCAGAATTTGTTCAGAAAGCAGCCAGTGAGACCCTGGGGATCATGGTGGAGAATGTGACTCCTGCACGAGCAATGGCTGCTCTCATGGACATGGGAGTCAAGTAGGTTCTTCTTCTTTTAGTGATGTTCTTCACCTTTGTGtgtgtgggagggagaagggatgaGACAGAGAATGGGAATGGTGGGAGGGAAGGGTCCTGTATCCTGCATCTTCTGTGGACTCAGTGACTTGATTCTCCGACCACCCTCACTTCTTTCCTCTTGTCACCtatttctgccctcctgcagcctaTTATTAgttctcagaatcacagaactgtaGAATATGGGGAGTCGGAAGGGGCCCATCAggaccatcaagtccagctcctggccttgcacagaaCAGCCCAAGGGTCACACCAAGTGCCTGAGattgttgtccaaatgcttcttcaacCCTGTCACcactgtgaccactgccctagggagcctgttccagtgcccagccaccctctgggtgaaaaaccctttttcctgatatccaaacTAAAGCTCCTCTGactcagcttcctgctgcttcctggagttCTCCCAGTCCGTCAGATTTTCCTAGATATGGTGACTGGTGGGGAAGGGAAAGTGCCTGCAAGGGCCAAGGATAGAGCCTTGTGCTTTTGTGGGAAGAGGGACAATTGCAattgcagctgtgagcagtgtTTGGTATTTCACAGCACTAACCACAGAGGCCCTGGGGAAAACCACCTATCCTCATGATGCCATTAACTTGAGAAATGAGGAGGGTCCTTGCTGGGGCATGGAGCACATGGGGGACAATCTGCTGGGTGtggcacagcctgcacagcaggggcagctcctgccaaagGAGTCTTGTATGACTGTCCTGGCCTTAGAGCTCTACTTTCCATTCAAACTGATGTTTCGTGTTAGCCTTGAGATGATGAATCACTCTAAAGGCACCTTCACAGGCcgagtgccatgggacagttgAAGCAAATGCTGCCTTAAATGTTGGTGATAGTTCCCAAGAGACACTCTCTAGAACAGGACAACCTGGCTAAACTGCCTGCCACCCTTTCCCCAGCTTTGGAATAGGGAAAAACATTCAGACGGATCCATTGCCAAGCCTCACAGAAGAAACAGGCTGCATTGCTGGATATTCTGCAACTTCATGGCCCACAATgtgttttccctgcatttgttGTTTTCCAAAGGTCTGCAGATTTGGGGATAAATGGGTGGAAAGAGCCtcaatcctgctgcagctctgtgtactGGGTGCCCTCTGATGGGTCAGCATCAATTGCCcttaatttctaaattattcATATGTCATCTATTTCTTTAATCTTTCTCAGAAtaaaaactgagaaagaattgagtATCAGACAGTGCAGGGAGACTGAATTCCTCCCTCTTCCGTGCAGGCAGGCCTTGTGTACCATGCTAACTTTGTGTTTACCTGAGGACAGAACCTTCTGCAGGTGTCTGAaggtgcagggagagcccaggctccttcccccagcaagggcagggagcaggctctggccaaggcctttgctgctgctgctcctggtccctgtggcccagggtttgctctctcctccccagcagccgcCACGCCCCGGTGCGGAAGCGTGCGGCCgaactcctcctgtccctgatgCAGAGAATTGGAGCCACCAAGCTcgcaggcacagccagggctgagaggcTGGCACACGTGGCAGGGAAGCTTGCTCAGGACTGTCACAAGGACACAAGGTAATGATCTTCATTTCACCTCCTAAAACAGCAAAACCATTTTGTGTCTGGCTATAAAGGTGAAACCACACAAGAGTGGAAACTAAAGGGAATATGAAGTTTCCTCATGGTGTAAATAatggaatatgctgagttggaagggaccctgatGGGgtcaagtccagctcctggccatgTGCAATGACCCCAAGAGTCACTCCATGTgcttgagagcattgtccaaacacttcttgagctctgtcagccttGGCACTGTGACCACTGCTCTGTGTTGCCTGGGCAAATGGCTGTACTGGGGAACCTGAGGTTGACCAGCAAAAAGGAGCATTGCCAACTTTTTCCTGTGGCTTGAAGGATTCTTTAGTGAGATGAAAAGAGCTCAGGTCAGCCAGTCCAACAGTTTTGTTTGGCCTTAGGTGCACAACACAAAGCCAAAGTGTTGGCTAATGTTCATCACTGAAGGATCCCAAACATCCATTTCTCATTAACTTCAGACTTTcctagaaatatttcagaggtCTTCAGCCAACATATTCAGTCTTTCTAAACCTGTTCTGCAGATTTCTAGAATGCTGTTATCTGTGGCTCAGTGAACTCCACATTTCTTCTTGAAGAAAACTGTGGcaaaatcaacccaaaccaccaaaaTCCCCTTCCTTTGATGATGAAATTCCCATGAATAGCTGCCAAGAACACCAGAGCAACTAGCTGCCCCTCTGCAAACACATAGTATAGAATAATCAATAGGATGCATGAGGTGTTTTGTTCTGGCTTCCCTGCCAGTTAAAGAAAGGCAAATTATTGTGCAATGGCAGCAAGACACTGCTAATAGGCTCTGACAACAAAGCAGATGTGTTTTGCTTGTTCCCTGAGATCCTTTGATGCCACAGAAGCACACCCACAGTTTCAGAgtgaaatggtatttttctgtTGCCCCACATTCTCCTCTTGCCTCTTGTGTtcagctgacagcactgtgcagtgtcAAGTGAGGTAAATCTCCCTCTTTGCTGAGCAGGTAATGCCTTCTTGTGCAAGGATTGCACCTGATGAGTTTAAGGTATCAGCCTTTTCTGTTAACACTCTTCCTGTGTTTGttcacttttcttttgtttcctttcttccttcatgccttcctgccttcctttttgcctccttccttcctttcttctgtcctcccttccttccttccttaggCATTATGGACAGGAGATGGTGAAGATGTTGCTCAATCATCAAcaatttaaaaagcttttggaaCAATCTCTTTCCACCCGTGACCTGGAAGATATTCTGACAAGAATCAAGAAGAAAGTAAGTGCTTGGCAGGAGAAATGTCTCCTTTGTGCAAGTATTGCCGCTGCTAATATGAGATCAAACATACCCAATCTGTCTTTAGCTCATTCCTCTTCTGCTGAAtcattttgctcctgggaatgagctgtTAATCCTCAGCCTGTTCATCTGCAGATCACAAAGGAATTGATATTATTAGGGAAAAAGTGGGGtttgaatattttcaatatCGGTCacaaagaggaaagggaaagaggagaaaatgggttTACATTTAAGCGTAAGCCTCCACCATGCTCTCCCTACTCTGCCCCTGTAAAGGAATTAAGTGAGAATTGTGCTTCTGAACATAACAGAGTCTTTgcaaaggacactggaaatagTAGTACCAAGAAAATTTGCAAATACACAAAAGATGTCCAAGTCAATCCTAGTTACTTCAATTACTGTCTGTCTTTTGggaatgctgccctgctgtcaaGCCCTGTGGAGCTGGAAGAAGCTTGGTGAATTCAGCAGCATCCAGTGGAAAATCCTTTGTTTGCTTGGGGGGGggaggattttatttttctatcgACATTATAGAAGGGAGCCTGCCtttgtgcaggcacagggagaatGAGTGTTGAACCAAATCAACTTCCAACACAATGGGCCAACCCCCAAAGAGTCCagtttgttctgctgcttccttcacaAACACTCATTGCCTGCCAGTTTGCATTATTCCCATTTATGCTCAAGActaaggaatttgggattttataTTGCTGCTCAGTCTGGTAGCACCCATAACCTGCCTTGGGCTACCTACTGAAAACAAAGAGTTGGCATCACTGAATCTCTGGTCTGTTTCCATCTGTAAGTTAGGAAATGTTTCCCTAAGCCTTGGTAGCAGTGATCCTGGTTCTAATTTGTGTTTTCAACAGGGAATTTCCAATTTTATACTCCAAAGATTGATGGGGTTTCTCTATGTCTTTGTAGGGGATGGCAAACCAGAAGGCTGAAGGCCCATCTGTCAAGGAGCCGGTGAAGGAGAGGAACGGTGGCCCAAAGAAGCCCCAGGCCACATTGTCTTCTAGCAAATGGTACTGAGCACTTTTTTTAGATGAGACAAAGCACATGACAAGCTTTACATGTCTCTTCCTCAGGAAAAACTTTCTGGCAGAGATGACCAGTGCCACAGATTGTTTCCTTTCCCTACAAATGCTCTAGGATAAAAAATATCTACTTCTGCATTGTGCTgaacacaacttctctggaggGGTTTCCACAAAAATGGAGAGACAAAAAGACACCCATTGGTTGCAGCTCAGACAATGCAGTGCAGTGGCAAGGGCAGTGTtgtggaggctgggaaagggcCAAGTTTCTGCTGCCTGACTTGGGACAAGTAAATTCAACCAGGGcttttttttcatctgagtGGAGTCTTTTTCAGATGGGTGTTTTGATGAGAAATCTCAGTCTGGAAGCAAGATGCCATTCCACAAAGATGCAGTTCTCATCCATGTGGTTTGGTCTGGCTGAATCATGGTTTTCTTACACTCAAACAGTATCAAGTTTGAGTAGTAAGGAGCAAGGCAATTCCTGAACAACTTCAGTCAACAGGTGTCTCAATGTGGACTTTTTGTCTTGATATTCCTGTCCTTCATGTAATTTGCTTGATGGACAGCATGTTTGGTTTatttccccctgtgctgcaatCAGCATTTAAGACAGGAATTGCTCCTTGCTGTCTCTTTCATGGCAGTTGCAGAGCTGCTTGTACCTCTTCTCCTCTGATAACAGAATttagctctgtcctgctcagcagTGGCAGGAAAGTGACCACATGCCTCAATAGCACAGCTAGCATCTTCCTGTGCTCATGGAAGAGACAGGTTGATCCAGGAGAATTGTTCCCAGGGGGTTTGTTAACCTGTGCATCTAGGCTCTAgggaagcaaatgaaatgtGAGTGGAGTGTAGTTCTGGGATGTCTGGCTTCCATTTTTATCTCTCTTACTGATTTTCTGAATCCTTCAAATATACCCCTGTTGATCTGTTCAGATGCATCTGAGCTACTTTTCCAGATTGTCATGCCTGGTGTAGAGACACTTCTCCAGAGTCATGAGTTTCCTTATTCTAAGACACACATGTCCCTTATGAGGAAGCATTTAGACTTGGAAGcagtgtctctctttctccacaAAGCAATGTgacctgtgtgccctggcagccatctGAAGATAGATCAGATGCATCTCATCCTTGGTTTTCCTCAGTGAGCTCCAGCAAGAATGTTACCTGCAGATTGTCTCCGGTAATCATTGTCATGAGGTCCACATTGTTCTTCAGACCCTCATGACTTTCCAGCTTGAAATCACATAATAGGAAAGCTGCTCAAGATGTTTTGCTCACAATTAACTGAAGGTAttgtctgtggctgcagctctctccataGAGAGCAGAaggcacaactttcccaggcattgtcctggggaaggctgtgagaagatcagagaaaagaatcagaaacaattcttatctgcccttgctgcacctgttgttgtgaacatgtggaatgtgttatagAGATTTGTTTACTAAAGGGTAATTTCTTAATTGGCTACTGGTGATGGTGTTTCGGATTCAATTGACCAATCTGGTCTGTCTGTATCAGACTGTCTGTAAGGGCGATGAGTTTctgtatagtatagtatagtatagtatagtatagtatagtatagtatagtatagtatagtatagtatagtatagtgtAATAAAGTGATTGATCAGCCTCAGCTttctggaatcatggagtcaatgctaattatttccTTGACAGGGATGCCATGCTACAATAATTATCACCAACAGGTCctcatttggttttattttccagggtgAAATCTCTCTCTGATGGCCACCTCCTACACTGTGCAAAAGCCCAGGTCACGTCACCTCCAGCTGTGGAagaaacagagctgctgcagaagctTTACCATCTCCTGGAAGCCAAGGGGTTTCAGACAAGGATGGAAGGAGTGGAGCTCCTCCAAGACCTGTGCAAAACCAGCCCCCAGCTCATCTCCACCAACATTGTCCAAGTACGTAGGGTATCTTCACTGCTCCTTTCCTTTAGCTCCTTTCCTAAGCCTGTAGCAGCAAAGTTAATTCAGTGTGTCTTGGCACTCTGTCCTGGCTGTTTGGGACATGCTGGTCCCTCTTACCCAGACAAATGTAATTCAGGTCCAGGCTTCAGGACAAGTTATTTCAGTCCAGCTGTATTTGTCCGGCAGGTGCCTATTGATGCTGTTTATCAGATGATGGCAGAATTTTCTGCTGGTGTAACTGCTGCTGTCTCCTACTCCCAGTTGGGTTAAGTGAAGGGAATCCAGCCCCTGAAAGCATGGCAATTGTTCTCTAGACCAAAAATGGGTTTGCATAGGGAAGAGAAGTATCAGGCTGGGTTGGTTTAAACCCAGTTGGTTTTTCAAAAAACAACACTTCTATATACTCCATCTTGTCTTGCACAGGCACAACTCTGGCTACTCATTTCCATCCTTGTTCCTATTCCTCTTGGTAAAGACAGTGCTCACCCTTCTTGGGGgggtctttttttctctttggaaaaggATGGAAACAGCTAAGGACtcatctctgccttctcctcccagtagctgctttttccctttttccaggaaaaggtGCCTGACAATGTGGCTGTCAAGGGACTGAACGTGCTCTAATGAGAGCTGTACAGCACATTCCATTTCAGAAGTCCACATGTTACTTAGAGAAATAGTCTGGATCCTGGAAGAGTTGACCAGAGCCCTGCACTTCTCCAGACACTGGCTCTGagacaaacaaaataaaacttagATCTCCTCCAGCCATAGTTTTGGCAAAATCATAACTGCCCTCAGTACTTGAGGCAACTGTATAGAAAACCAGGCATTGTAAACATC of the Agelaius phoeniceus isolate bAgePho1 chromosome W unlocalized genomic scaffold, bAgePho1.hap1 SUPER_W_unloc_2, whole genome shotgun sequence genome contains:
- the LOC143692613 gene encoding TOG array regulator of axonemal microtubules protein 2-like, translated to MADPLLTVTSQTAPGARRREEPLRGRGRKDRASSDPQQSLQEALSLLGSDDWELKEKGLFTIKHLAGSHSEVLLCRLRDICLAVTSEVTNLRSKVSYSAIVTLGELFVTLKKDMDSEVDEVARVLLQMVSNSPEFVQKAASETLGIMVENVTPARAMAALMDMGVNSRHAPVRKRAAELLLSLMQRIGATKLAGTARAERLAHVAGKLAQDCHKDTRHYGQEMVKMLLNHQQFKKLLEQSLSTRDLEDILTRIKKKGMANQKAEGPSVKEPVKERNGGPKKPQATLSSSKWVKSLSDGHLLHCAKAQVTSPPAVEETELLQKLYHLLEAKGFQTRMEGVELLQDLCKTSPQLISTNIVQIFDYFFLRISDSHKKVKQRALDVLAEITGVLKDALNPVIIGLVEGITKNLNSKDPRVRGAAVKALEESIAHLDQVSLLKEFSYQWNHLSGQALLDVTECITVVQRDALPVLWSFLENKALPVRSASVHTVATKLASALYKVMGTQLKKCAASKPPHVRENLSKMLGCHGMGGLKQLQVEDKVKGIMAQPHTESYREVFSRHFRCSLTHKVLASRPEELSFLQAQEEAAACMKSV